The Pochonia chlamydosporia 170 chromosome 1, whole genome shotgun sequence genome window below encodes:
- a CDS encoding general amino acid permease (agp2) (similar to Aspergillus clavatus NRRL 1 XP_001272504.1): protein MGSSRSSRSEDRNPPSEAADKPQNDIDHKSTASEAALSAELISAGSQNLQRRIGGKEVQLFASIHNKLMLLDSSALFVQMGASLPKGGPAGLFLGFVLYGTIMLAVNQCFAEMVTYLPIASPFVRLAGFWVDDALSFAMGWNYFFLMAFNVPYEITAINVLLTYWTDKIPIPVVVFVCLIIYAVLNGLAVKWFATSEFYMSIFKIFLMLGLMMYTFITMVGGNPRGDAYGFRYWNSPGAFVEHLASGDTGRFLGILSCMIQGSFTMVGPEFIAMAAAEAENPRRLMRKAYSSFVWRLMFFFIGGALCVGIVIPYNDKLLASYIEGDQKGTGAASPYVISMVHFGINGVPDLVNALIMTSVLSAGNNVVFSAARTLHGMAIDSKAPGIFAKCTKFGVPVYAVAVALTFSLLSLLQLGKSSSNVLQYLVGFCTASYLLNYFGTVLTYLHFYASLKKQGVDRSTLPYRGYLQPYAAWYALIGTFIMALVLGYDVFIHGNWDTTSFFTNYIMVGFFPVAYLGWKFVRRTTYVRPGTADLQVGNAKRDIDLYEALYEPPKRGKVSGYLNSFFE from the exons ATGGGGAGCTCACGGTCCTCCAGGTCCGAGGATAGAAACCCTCCCTCGGAAGCAGCCGATAAACCGCAAAATGATATTGATCATAAGAGCACGGCCAGCGAGGCCGCACTCTCAGCGGAACTCATTTCCGCAGGATCGCAGAACTTGCAACGGAGGATTGGCGGCAAAGAAGTTCAACTGTTTGCG TCGATCCACAACAAGCTAATGCTCCTCGATTCATCAGCACTTTTTGTGCAAATGGGTGCGTCATTACCAAAAGGCGGACCGGCTGGCCTTTTTCTGGGGTTTGTATTGTACGGGACGATCATGCTCGCGGTGAATCAATGTTTCG CTGAGATGGTCACGTATCTGCCCATCGCGTCACCGTTCGTCCGGTTGGCAGGATTCTGGGTAGATGATGCGCTGAGCTTTGCAATGGGTTGGAACTACTTTTTCCTCATGG CCTTCAACGTCCCTTACGAAATTACGGCTATTAATGTCCTTCTTACCTACTGGACCGACAAGATTCCAATCCCTGTCGTTGTCTTTGtctgcctcatcatctacGC TGTCTTGAACGGGCTTGCAGTCAAGTGGTTTGCCACGTCAGAATTTTACATGTCGATCTTCAAAATATTTCTTATGCTCGGCCTGATGATGTACACCTTTATCACAATGGTGGGAGGAAATCCGCGAGGGGATGCATATGGGTTTCGCTATTGGAATAGTCCTGGGGCATTTGTCGAGCATCTTGCTTCTGGAGACACAGGGCGATTCCTCGGAATACTGTCCTGCATGATCCAAGGATCTTTCAC AATGGTCGGGCCAGAATTTATTGCCATGGCGGCAGCAGAGGCGGAAAACCCCCGTCGATTGATGCGAAAGGCTTATTCTTCGTTTGTTTGGCGTctcatgttcttcttcatcggcgGCGCCCTCTGCGTCGGAATTGTTATTCCTTACAATGACAAGCTGTTGGCGAGCTATATTGAAGGAGACCAGAAAGGCACTGGCGCGGC GTCTCCCTACGTAATTTCCATGGTTCACTTCGGCATCAATGGTGTACCCGATTTGGTAAATGCACTCATCATGACCTCTGTACTCTCCGCGGGAAATAATGTTGTCTTCTCTGCCGCTCGCACTCTCCACGGAATGGCAATTGACTCAAAGGCCCCTGGAATCTTTGCAAAATGTACCAAGTTCGGAGTCCCAGTCTATGCTGTCGCGGTAGCACTCAcgttttctcttctctccttATTACAGCTGGGTAAATCGTCGTCCAACGTTCTGCAGTATCTTGTCGGATTCTGCACTGCTTCATATTTACTCAACTACTTTGGCACAGTGTTGACGTATCTTCACTTCTACGCCTCACTTAAAAAGCAAGGTGTCGACCGAAGCACCCTTCCATACAGAGGCTACCTTCAGCCATACGCGGCTTGGTATGCCCTTATTGGTACATTCATCATGGCACTTGTTCTGGGATACGACGTTTTCATTCACGGCAACTGGGACACAACTTCGTTTTTCACCAACTATATAATGGTTGGCTTCTTCCCTGTGGCATACTTGGGGTGGAAATTTGTTCGAAGAACGACCTACGTCCGCCCTGGGACTGCAGACTTGCAAGTTGGAAATGCGAAACGGGATATTGATCTATATGAGGCTCTGTACGAGCCACCGAAGCGAGGCAAGGTTTCTGGGTATCTGAACAGCTTTTTCGAATAG